AGACACTTCGtatcaatggaatcatataaGACGTGGCctgttgtgtctggcttctcttagCATGTTTCAAGGCTCATCTATGTTGCAGCATATTatcatatttcattcctttttaaggctggataatattccatgcTACAGATACACCAtcttttgtttaaccattcatcagtttgtggacatttgggttgttttcactttagggctattatgaataatgaggCTACTTGATTACGAACACTTATATGCTTTCATACACAAGTTTCTGTGTGGTCAtgtgttttcattcctcttgggttTAATACCTGGGAGTGTAATTGCTGGCTCATCCAGTATCTCTGTATTTAACCTTTCGAGGAAGTGCTAGACTGTGTTCCAAAGTggtggcaccattttacattcccaccagcagtgtccGAGGGTTCCAAATTCTCCACACCCTCAACAACACTCATGatcatctgtcttttttattacagcCACATTcgtgtgaagtggcatctcattggtCTGCATTTCTTTAGTGgctaatgacattgagcatcaaCATGTGCTTATGTGCTTACTGGTTGTTTGCatatcttcttcagagaaatatgtatttagatcctttgcccattttttaaggtagggtatttgtatttttacttttgagttgtaagagttctttatatattctagatattagcCTGGTTCTTTTTAAACTGACAAGAAAAGATACAACACTTGATCATAGCCAAAAGAGAAGTGATTGCCTCATTCATTTTATTCCTGAATGCTGTGAGGATGACATGTGAATCAACCCCAGCCCCATAGCTAGGGAAAGACTGCCACTGGCACAAGGGGACACCTGGCAGCCCAGGAGAGCACTGTGCCAGTGTTTTCACCATTAGTCCACAGGGGCAGAAACAACTGTCCACGGGACCTGAACAGCCGTAATAACTACTACATTTTACAGAGCTATTACAAGGTGCCGGGCACCAGCTAATGACTTTACACATATCACTTTCTCTCCATACTAGCTctttgaagtaggtattattatcatccccatttgaaagatgaggctcagagacattaagGAACTtccacaaggtcacacagcttctaAGCATCAGAGCTTCAATTCTCACCCTGGTCTCCCAACTCTAAAGTTGACACCCCTACCCGTCCAGGTACACTGACTCCCAAACAGAATTCAAACGTTGTACTTCCCAGCCCCTCAAGCTCACTTCCAAGAGGGGAGATAGAAGCTTGAGACAGGGTCAGGGAGGGATGTGGAGAGACAGGGACTTCACCTCTGGTCTCACCATTGCTCTGGTCTCATgtctgctctcctctcctgctaGTTTGCCCAGTACGCTGAGATTGTCAACTTCACCCTCCCTGATGGGACTCAGAGAAGCGGGCAGGTGCTTGAGGTGTCAGGGACCAAGGCAATTGTTCAGGTAAGTGGTGTCAGTGACATGTTGGCTGAATAAATGAACAGACCCAAAGTTCCTGACTATCTTATAAGCTCTGAGGGCAAAAAAAAGTCCTATTTTCCCAGAGTGTCTTGCCTAGAGCTGGGTTCCAAGGGAGCATAGAATGGAAGGCCCCATTGGCCCCCACAAGCCCCTTATTAGAGTAACCTCTTGTCCCGTAGGTGTTTGAAGGAACCTCTGGGATCGATGCCCAGAAGACCACCTGTGAATTCACAGGGGACATCCTACGGACTCCAGTGTCAGAGGACATGCTAGGtaagggtgggggtgaggtgggatgGGGAGCTCCTGCGTCCTCCCAACCTAGCTTCTCTAACCACTTAGCACTGCATAGCCATTGACTCTTTGCATATCTGCCTCCCTGTGAGTTCGTAGAGGTCGGAGGTTTTGTCCTCTCTTTGACCCCCAGGTCCAGCTCAGGGCTGGACATGCAGCAGATGTCCAGTAAATGAGGAAGGCAGTTTCAATAAAGTGGAGGCACAGTAGGTAACCATCTATTTGTGGTTAGGCTGAAACAGAGTGCACATCCTCCAACTTTCTCCCAAGATCTGCCATACCTGGACCTCTCCTCTTTCCAGCCCTAAAACCCTCCATTAGAGTCATTTCCTGGGCCAAGGCCTCAGCTGTAAAGATTTCCAGGCAAGGAGGGAAGATCCCCAAGGAAACAGTCACTGTAGCCAGCTCTCTGGGGATAACGGAGGGTTGAGGGGAGAGGGACATGTAAGAGGCAGGTGGGAGCCGGTGGTGATGTGGATGGTGAGCAGCAGTGAGGGAGACGTGGGGCTGGCCCTAAGCATCTCCCAacatcctcccccaccctcaggtCGGGTTTTCAATGGCTCCGGTAAGCCCATTGACAAGGGGCCAGTGGTCATGGCAGAGGACTTCCTGGACATCAATGGTGAGTGACCAGAGAGGCTCTGGACAGCTTTCAGGATCCAGCTTCCAACCACCTTCCCCACCCGTAGCCATCACCTTTGCCACCTTGCCTTTGGAAGTTCTGCACCAGACACAGGCCAGGGGCAATTGGCCAGGGCTCACCTCCAAAGGCTCGTCAGACTACCAGGCAGATCAGGTGTGCTCTGAGCACTGTAGAGGCCTGTATGTCCCCAAATCTGCCACAGAGCCTGAGATACTGCCGTAAGCCCTTCATATCCAGTTCCTTTAAATGCCATCATCATGTGCAAAGTTCCATGTGTGCCCCAGGACCATCACTTTCCTGCCTTCCAgttccctgtccccacccctcagAGCTGCCTGGGGTGGCTTGCAGAAGCAAACACAGCCCCTTCCCGCTGGGAGGCCATCCTGAGTCCTCCAATCCTGTCAGTTCTGAGGACAAGATGGAGGCCCACAGAGGTCTGTGGCTGGCCCCAAACAACTCAGCAAGTCAGAGGCAGAGCGGAGCAAACACATCCACTCAGACAGCTCCCCAGGTCATCCTCAGTTCCTTCGTGCCCCACAAAACACCTGCTCAGCCTGGACTCCTCCCACCTGCCTGCTGCTTCCAATGTGCCAGGTAGTGCTATCCAAGGGAGTACTGAACTGTGGCTATTTAAATACGAATTAATTCAAATGGAATCAACTTTCATTTCAAAACCACATCTCATGCGCCCAATGCCACATGTGGCTAGGGCTAGTGTAACTGGGCAGTGTAGTTGGAGCACATTTTCATCACCACAGAAAATTCTGTCAAATAGTGCTGCTCTGGAGTCTGGagaagggttgggggagggcagggagggacttGAGCCCTTGAGCATGGGTCCATGATCGTCCTCTCCCAGGCCAGCCCATCAACCCCCATGACCGCATCTACCCTGAGGAGATGATTCAGACGGGCATCTCTCCCATCGATGTCATGAATAGCATTGCCCGTGGTCAGAAGATCCCTATCTTCTCAGCAGCCGGGCTCCCCCACAATGAGGTGAGGCCTGCGGGGTCCTGCGGACATGACCAAGAGGAAGGGAtgaggcagaggccagggctggTGGGCCAGTGAGGACGGTCTCCTGTGTCAAGCAGTCAGGGACCAGACAAGCAGGGGTCTTCGCCATCCAGACTGGCAGTTGTCCTCTGGCAGCTCATGGACTTGGAGCTGCATAGGCCTCCTCATTGTCCCCAAGCAGGTCTTCAAGCCTCCACCCTGGGAAAGGCTGTAGGGCCTGGGGCAGCCCTTTCGCCTTTCTGCCCTGGGATCCCTCCTGCCAAAGGCCTTGGCAGGAGGATGGATTGGAAATTGCTCCATCCATCATCCTCAGTGGTGCTGAGTGGGCTGGACTCTGGGTCTGGGCTCTGGTTCTGACATTCTTCCTCCCAATCCACTCCACCCCAGATTGCCGCCCAGATCTGCCGCCAGGCTGGGCTGGTGAAGAAGTCCAAGGCTGTGCTGGATTATCACGATGACAACTTTGCCATTGTCTTTGCAGCCATGGGGGTAAGAGGAGCTGGGCAGATTGGCAAGTTCTGGCAGCCTTGTCTCCCTTGGACCCTGGCTCTGTCTGATCTGATGAGGGAGGCATAATCCTTCTCCCTGAGAGGCTGTCAGAGTCCAGGCCTGCCTGGTGGGAGAGGCAAAAGCATGACTGAAGGTGGGCTCAGTGACTAGGACAGTGTGTCCCTCAAGCCATCCCAAAGGACATGGCAGCTATAAGATGAGCCCAGGATGacctggaggagggagaagccaGGGAATTTGGGGAGACAAGACACCTTCAGAGAGGGGATATGATGGGGCCCTCAGAGGGCCAGAGGAGGGTTTTAGCAGGGGAGCAGCTGGCTAAGTAAGGGGTTGGGATGGCACTGAGCAGAGCTCAACCTGAAGAAATCTGAACTCTTTGGGAACCTGATGAGATCCCAAAGATGAGAGCAACCCAGCCCCTGCCTTCTCAAGTACAAGGTCATCCCAGGAACTGTTAGCCAGTCAGTCAACAGGCTTTACTGAGAAGAGATGGGAGGGGCCAGGGCCCCTGCCCTTAGGCTGCAGGGACCCCTCTCCAGCCCTCCCTGCTGTGTGTCCAGGTGAACATGGAGACAGCCAGGTTCTTCAAGTCCGACTTCGAGCAGAATGGTACCATGGGGAACGTCTGCCTCTTCCTGAACTTGGCCAACGACCCCACGTGAGCCATCCCCTGGTACCCAGACTGCCTTCAGGCAGCAGGCCCCGTCCCCTCCCAAAATCCAGAGTACCAGGGCTCAGAAGTATCCCAGAACCACAGCCATTGGCTCAACCCCTGGTTGTGcagaggggaaaactgaggctcggtAAGGGGTAGGGACAGCCCACAACCCTGCCTGCCACCTGCAGTCCTCTGTCCTTCCTATAGTCTGCATCCAGCCACTGTCCCAAGTCAGGGCTCCTCATCCTTGCACCACCACCAAAGTCCCCACTATAGACAGATTTCCTTAAACGCTTTGTTTGCAAAAACtgctatttgttaattttttttatttgagtatagttgacatatactGTCacgttagttttaggtgtgcaacatTGTGACTGAATTTCTCTATAGggtatgctgtgctcacaagtgtagctgccatccgTCCCTAAGCAACATCATTAccataccactgactatattccctccgctgtgcctttcatccctgtgacttattcattccataactggaagcctggatCTCCcgctccccttcacccatttcacccatctccccaccccttccctctagcaaccattcgtttattctctgtatgtataggtctgattctgcttttttgtttgtttattcatctggaaaaactgctatttttaaagtttaggaaATGTGAGTTTAAATCAGTAGGTCAGGTGGATGAAGAAAAAACATCTAATAAGCTGTCCTGGGTACTGAAGGTATTCCTAAAAGTAAGTAACAGAATTCTGGAGGCCAGGATGATGTCACCAGAGGAAAGGCCCACAGGCTCAGAGCTTGAGGATTGAGGGCACCTGGAGCCAGAAGAAGGGATTCAGGAGAGCTCCAAGTGGAAGGGGGCTGCCAAGCGGGCAGGGCAAGTGTACAGAGCACGCCCACTACGTGTGCTCTGGGGTAGTGAGGGGAACATTACAGAAAGAATCCAGAGGGTGCCCCAGCTGAGCCAAGTGCGGGGGgatgagggggcaggggaggctggggaagagAGAGCTACAGCAGGAGCCCTGCCCCTGCCTAGCTCTGATGGGCCAGAGCCCCTAAATTTTGGGCCTGCAGGGACAGGGTGCTGTCACCCTTGCCAGACACTCCTGGCCCTGCCTGTCCCACTCTCACCCAACTCTCTGCCTGTCCCAGGCTCCCTACCCCTTCCTACCTTGAACAGGAAGGAGGAGTGTCAGGATCGGCGGACTGTCCACCCCCAAGAACCATAGCCATGACCTGGGGGCTAGGAGCGGAGGCTCATCTTGTCCACTCCTCTGCTGCTATGCACGGTTCCCTTTCCACTCAGCACTGGGGCTAAACGGACCTCTGAGCTCTCTAAACACTGGCTGTACCTCCAGGATCGAGCGGATCATCACCCCACGCCTGGCACTGACCACTGCTGAATTTCTCGCCTACCAGTGTGAGAAGCACGTGCTGGTCATACTGACTGACATGAGTTCCTACGCAGAGGCCTTGCGGGAGGTGAGGCAGCTGGTGAAGGGTGTCAGGGTCACGCCTGCCTCTCCCTGGTCCCTACACCCCAAAGCTCTCCCACCCAGACCTGCCCCTATTCCATTTCTCATAGTCACTGAACCTCCCACTCGCCCTTCCTTGTATTAGCCTCTTGCCCCCTTCCTTACCCCAGTGACACTGATATCGCAGGTCTCCGCTGCCAGAGAGGAGGTGCCCGGGCGCCGAGGTTTCCCAGGATACATGTACACAGACCTGGCCACCATCTATGAGCGGGCAGGCCGTGTGGAGGGCCGGGGAGGATCCATCACTCAGATCCCCATCCTCACCATGCCCAATGATGGTGAGCCTCTTCACTGCCCAATACCCTCTGCAGCCCTACTGCCCTCCTTTCCCACTGGGATGCTTAAAGGGCTCACGGTTTTTTGCATAGATGTGCAGTAGCTCTGTTCATCCATCAAGGAGTTCACTGTCTTTTCCTCGCCTCCACATACCCCATCACTCCCATGAGAGGAATAGAACCCACGTGGCCCTGATTGGGTGGAGATGTGGACCGTGTCTACACTGAGACCAGTGCATTTCTTTGCAGATATCACCCACCCAATCCCAGACCTGACGGGCTTCATCACAGAGGGACAGATCTACGTGGATAGACAGCTTCATAACAGACAGGTACTGTCCCCTCCCTACCCACCTAGTGCTCTCCTCACCACCCCCAGAGACACTGGCTGTCTGATGCCCCATCACCTGCCGTGCTTGATTTCTCTGTGAATTAGGAGGGGCCAGGCAAGTCTAACTCCAAAGAGGAGATGACCCGGGAAGACTGTGTGGTTCACAGACACAAGACAAGTCTGGCTAGAATCCAGCCTACCTGACTGGAACCTTGAGAAAATAATCTTTCTGATCCTaggtttccttacctataaaatagaaataatagtattTATCACACAGTGGAGTGCGTGGCGGCATGTAGAAAGCATCCAGCAGATAGTAGATACTAAATGAATaccacttctctttcctttccggTAATTTGCTTTGGTGAACAAAACAATGGGTAACTGACACAAGTAGATGGTGAATAATGTGCTAACAGGTGAGAAAATGTGTCTGTCCCATCTGAGGTTAAAGGCAACCCCTGtgactttttcctctttgtttagtAGGTTCCTTCTTTGCAGCTATTAACTAGGAAGCTTTAACCTGGTTTTTGTCCAAATAACCAAAAGTTATTAAGTAGTGACTTTCATTACCTAATGTCATGTCatctccaccctccaccctcctgtCCAGGAGCACACCTATAGACACCCGCATCCCAAGCCCTAGAATCTGTGGGCCATAAAGGAGGGCAGGGTATGAGCAGTCCACCTCTCTGTCAGATGAGTGAGGACCAGTCTCTTAAGATTCTCAGGGGGAGGAGAGACAAGTAGgggtaggaaagaaaggaaagtttgGACCCTGCCTTCTGCCACTCGCTTCTTTTGCTCCCCCAGATCTATCCCCCCATCAATGTGCTCCCTTCCCTGTCGAGGCTAATGAAGTCCGCCATTGGGGAGGGCATGACGAGAAAGGACCATGGAGATGTCTCCAACCAACTGGTAAGAAGGAGAGGGCCCAGGGGCAGGCGGGTAAGTTAGTTTCAGAAGCTGGAGGTTTGTGCCGGTACCCGGACCACGAGCTTTTCTCTGGCAAAATCCCTCCCCCTTTAGGGTCCCCACACAGCCAAATTGGGGGCCATTGGACTTCTGTGATATGCCTGAGGTGACCGATGGACCGTCCCTCCCCCCTTCACCCAGTATGCTTGCTATGCCATCGGGAAGGATGTGCAGGCCATGAAGgcggtggtgggggaggaggcgcTCACTTCCGAGGACCTGCTCTACCTGGAATTCCTGCAGAAGTTCGAGAAGAACTTCATCAACCAGGGTGAGGCGCATTGGGGGTGGTCAGGCAGTAACTCCCTTACCTGGCTACatatgcacgcacgcacgcacatgcacacactcctACTCTGTCCCTAGGTCCCTACGAGAACCGCTCCGTGTTTGAGTCCTTGGACCTGGGCTGGAAGCTGTTGCGCATCTTCCCCAAGGAGATGCTGAAGCGCATCCCGCAGAGCGTGTTGGATGAGTTCTACTCCCGCGAGGGGGCGCCGCAGGACCCCGCGTCAGACACAGCGCTCTAGCCCTGCCCACAGTCAGACCCCAGACTGTGTCCTGGGACCCCTGCTACACCCGTTCTACGCACGCCTCGAGTTCCACACACCCAACCAACCGCTTGAGTGCTCACGGTCTGCACCCCGCCCACTCCCACGCTTCATCCCTCTGCCTGGAGTCCCTGCACTGGGCAAGAACAAAAGGTTGTTAAGCCTGTATCAAGCACTTGAGAATCACCTAGAGAACTTTGCAAAATACCAAGGCCCAGGCTCCAAACCAGATCAATTAATACGAATCTGTAGGCAGAAGTCCTCTGCATCAGTATTTTTCCCCCAGGTACAGCCAGATGGCAGCCACTGGTATAGAGACTGCAAGATAACCCACGGAAGGATAATTAAGGTTGACACACTCTCTAACCCCAACACATACATAGGGCTTGCTGTCATCCTTAGGATCCTAGCACCCCAGAAACAACAGCCCACAGAATCCCCCAACTGCCAGGACCTCCTCAAGCTTTGTCCCTGCAACACATTGTCACTTTATCTTAATTTGTTCATTAGAAGCCAGTTGTTAAGGCCCCACCTGGGGAAGGTATCCAGTAGAATTTGCTGGCTTTTAAGGTGCATAGGAGGGGTGCTGATGCCTTTGGACCACTGGGGTTGGGAAGGCAAGTGGGCTACCAGAAGAGGTTTCCCTGGAATGAGGGAGAGCTGCTTCAGGGtggagaatctgcatttttgtccCTCCCTGTAGGTCTCTGTGGTCTTGGGAGAAACTGCGCCCCCCTTCTTAGATTTCTCTGGGGGAAACACCAGGAATGATGTGGCACAGAGGGGAGAAGGTAGTCAGAAGTGGGTGGTATGGTCGGGTATATCTACATTTGACCCTGGGGCCTCAGTAAACCTCTGATAAGCTTGGGGTCATTCCCCCCTGAGAAGGGATGGAATGTGGATATGGTTCAGTAATACTCAACAGTGACTCCAGCAACACTGATGGCCTGACTGCCATGTattgtaaaaacttaaaaaggcaAACTGAGGAAAACATTGACAGCAAAATATGTATAAAGGGTTACTATGTTAATAGGTTTtacaaaacagtaagaaaacactTTTAGGACCCTCAAAGAACAATGTGAATAAACAGATGAttcccagaagagaaaaacactgaTGATGATTTAACTCTTGGTAGTAATCAGGAAGTCAAATAAGAACATTCCCACTACcaaattaacaaatgtttatttaaagtcATACTATTCAGTGCTGGTGATGATGGTTCAAGTATTTGCTTTTAATAATAGCAAATTCATAGAAAGCTGGCCCAGTCTCACTGCTCCAATTCCCTCCCTCCTTGTTTGGTAGGTAGTAGTATTCCCATTTTGCCAGTGCAGAAACTAAGACACAGAGGTCAAGTAACtcatccaaagtcacacaggtgaTGTGCAGCGAACCTGCTTGACTGCAGGTAGAAGTATAAATGAAGGGGGGCCTGCgagtctcagttggttaagtgatctcggctcaggtttcTTGCATGGGGGCTGGTGTGGGTTCCAGCCTGggtccgactctgtgctgacagcttggagcctggagcctgcttcagattctgtgtctccctctccctctgcccctcccctgctcatgctcatgcacgcgtgcgctctctctctctcaaaaacaaataaacattaaaaaaaaaaatgaagtgtaaatGAATATGAAACTTGCCGGCGGGCAGTTTGGAAACACATACCAACCCTTTAAgaatgttcattcctttttacctAGTAATTCTACTTCCAGGAATCCATCCtaaggaaacaaccaagatgaataattttgttttccaacGCACACGTGAAATGATAGCATGTCCATTATGATGTTGTGTTGCGGTTGCGTCATAATGTACGTTTAGTACGTGGCATGACAGTGGGGGCCAGTTCATGATAAAACGCTAAACGAAAAGAAGTccaaaaaaatatctatatgatATGTACATACGTATCGTAACAGACTGTGGTTTCTGTGGGTGGTTGGATTCTGATTTTCTCGtcatctttttctctgtttttacaaTCAgcacttattaattttataatcagaaacaaAACCTCTGTGTCTTTTGGTTTGTGTGTGGTTGATGCTGTTTCCAAGGCGCGCAGGGCGGCGGGGATCCCGCGGCAGGATCTCCTGAAGACGGCCTGCCCGGCCGAGATAGCCAGGGACGCTAACGGGTCTTCGCCGCCCGGGAGCCGGCGGTTACTAAGCCGCGAGGTGGCGCGGCTCCTCGGAGGAGCGGCGCTGCCCAGAGCGCAAGTTCGAATACCCTCGGGAGGGTGGCGCGGGCGGGGGCAGTCCCCGCAAACAAGTGTCGCCATGCCGCCAGCGGAGAAATTCTCCCACAAGGTCTCCTGGGGTGGTTCGTCGCCCAAGCAGCCCAGGTGAGCCGGGGATGAGGTGGTCCCGGGCTGCAGGGcctcccaggaggggcagggcccagTTGGGGTGGGGGCCTTGTGCAGGAGCCCGAGGAGCCCGAGAGCCGGGCTGGGGTCCGGGCTTGCCTCCGGAGAGGTGCCCGGGGACAGTGGCTTCCTCATTGCCCTGCTGACCAGCGAACCCTGGCCTGGCCTCCAGAAACACCCCGGTGCTCAGTGACAGCCCTCGCCGTCACGCACGTCCCCTCTGCAGGGCTTCCGGCCCAGACTGGGACTCCGCTTTCTCACTCACCTCCTCGCTTCCAACCCTCCACTTGCGCTACAACTCTAACCCGGATGAGTGGGACAAGAGGGCCATAGGGAGCTACTACGAGTTGTACGCGGCGGCGCTGGGCAACCTGGAATGGTTGCGGTTCTGTCTGAGTCGGCACGGTGAGGAAATCCCGGCAGATGACAAGGTGAGGCCTTGGAGCTTGGGGGCAAGACCTGAAGTCCTCTGCACTCACAAAAATCTCCTGACATACTTGTTCCCTGGCAAAGATGTGCCTATGCAGCATCCGCAGATGTCCTTTTCTGTGTAGATTGTCCTAATTCACCTTGCTACTGTGGGAGAGCCATTTGGGGGCAGCCAGCAAGGGTGCGCACATATGGGGCTAGGGGGTGGGAAAGGAGTGTGAGCAAGGGATCCCTGGGGGTCAGGGAAGAGGG
This sequence is a window from Lynx canadensis isolate LIC74 chromosome A3, mLynCan4.pri.v2, whole genome shotgun sequence. Protein-coding genes within it:
- the ATP6V1B1 gene encoding V-type proton ATPase subunit B, kidney isoform, which gives rise to MATKADGRPGGLPSGGCDLGIAQEHMQAVTRNYITHPRVTYRTVCSVNGPLVVLDQVKFAQYAEIVNFTLPDGTQRSGQVLEVSGTKAIVQVFEGTSGIDAQKTTCEFTGDILRTPVSEDMLGRVFNGSGKPIDKGPVVMAEDFLDINGQPINPHDRIYPEEMIQTGISPIDVMNSIARGQKIPIFSAAGLPHNEIAAQICRQAGLVKKSKAVLDYHDDNFAIVFAAMGVNMETARFFKSDFEQNGTMGNVCLFLNLANDPTIERIITPRLALTTAEFLAYQCEKHVLVILTDMSSYAEALREVSAAREEVPGRRGFPGYMYTDLATIYERAGRVEGRGGSITQIPILTMPNDDITHPIPDLTGFITEGQIYVDRQLHNRQIYPPINVLPSLSRLMKSAIGEGMTRKDHGDVSNQLYACYAIGKDVQAMKAVVGEEALTSEDLLYLEFLQKFEKNFINQGPYENRSVFESLDLGWKLLRIFPKEMLKRIPQSVLDEFYSREGAPQDPASDTAL